One genomic region from Mytilus trossulus isolate FHL-02 chromosome 9, PNRI_Mtr1.1.1.hap1, whole genome shotgun sequence encodes:
- the LOC134685274 gene encoding uncharacterized protein LOC134685274 codes for MASDNEETQHLLCPPFCYVDCKTQHHPIIVEMVNVKRNGTDFSALDKLIKTFMTEETGGLDVNGDIPDPNPEYRFTMLHWAAALGKVELVKWLRREKMNRPKCSGEGYSVLHKMIELLQENQDIAFHEMGNIINELVSIFWKDNLTVKNKDGNMPLHMCCLPLQDNISKNKQAYYISWIYSIITRFKKTYRYKGDYPKLNYIVNCVNASGDTPVHILARCSKNYNTIQFMLEPVLFNFGLKNNQGMTALDIACSCGNEKISTMLKKMGQESMDHSKLNEKTEQPVCQNTRFSQQQTELIRKITGTKSIIGNDRVQSSTSDHDLKIFPNHKPNERCLKLPSSTCSSLHVCTKTSPESKKGLNKPLQRMVTLSATPIASHENKEGLKIKISSRSETNLSTSPSVSKQVDSRIKPSPKSEDLTIELTKVTSTSSAINNVDSFTKMKNLTPAPICNIKRHEQMVDSSLDHQSKGNNSLISQNINVSEKSNSNRGNNLSLPLDSNNQINGKVPEPAIKKKQKVYYAIKGNQIQITDSLGSPVDRISTKSGYVPKNVPIVLRGKNARMKRVASFPVSGNIHQGISQITKQNLVSHFKRISTENHQSPCSTDTDDDITPSNYLTQSSDCETEIGVPWSRQTLCVIPASKAADFLTSQGLVLKQSIPSTVDTLKSINSHDERHMSVNKISKENAKKSIVNSESRTKTLPKPNTTMSTIIDKFLNTRYSDKSNLQHVSDMTASQKSPAITEVSSTSNGCKRKDITSISSSCNDKDHPIKYIKIEDEDSVEMEVSSADQRAQSNTTCTSPVHSISSETSTCSIDSDPGNGKGILSYLSMCSENTRHDFLDTLYKDRDKYMDEKDNIEKQYKEVCVKCESNMETVASRNSILKYHLDMVKNLKTEINELTDETTKMKETKNKLAESKYKVDRKLETCEHAISEFKSMVL; via the exons atGGCATCAGATAATGAAGAAACACAACATTTGCTATGTCCCCCATTTTGTTATGTTGACTGCAAAACCCAACATCATCCTATTATAGTAGAAATGGttaatgtaaaaagaaatgGTACAGATTTTTCTGCATTAGATAAgttgattaaaacatttatgaCTGAGGAG aCTGGAGGATTGGATGTGAATGGAGATATTCCTGATCCTAATCCAGAGTATCGATTTACCATGCTCCATTGGGCTGCTGCACTTG GTAAAGTGGAATTAGTTAAATGGCTGCGTAGAGAAAAGATGAATAGACCAAAATGTTCTGGAGAGGGATATTCAGTCCTTCATAAAATGATAGAGTTATTACAGGAAAACCAAGACATAGCATTTCATGAGATGGGAAATATCATCAATGAGCTTGTTTCTATCTTTTGGAAAGACAATCTAACTGTCAAAAATAAGGATGGAAATATGCCTTTACATATGTGTTGTCTCCCTTTACAAGATAACATCAGCAAAAACAAACAGGCTTATTATATTTCATGGATTTACAGTATAATTACCAGGTTTAAAAAGACATACCGGTATAAAGGAGATTACCCTA aATTGAATTACATTGTGAACTGTGTGAATGCCAGTGGTGATACTCCAGTACATATTTTAGCCAGATGCTCAAAGAACTATAATACTATTCAATTTATGTTGGAACCTGtactttttaattttggacttaAAAACAATCAG GGAATGACAGCATTAGATATTGCTTGCAGCTGTGGCAATGAAAAGATCTCCACAATGTTGAAAAAGATGGGACAAGAATCAATGGACCACAGCAAACTCAACGAAAAAACAGAACAACCTGTTTGTCAAAACACTCGTTTTTCACAGCAACAGACAGAACTGATACGAAAAATTACCGGAACAAAATCAATCATTGGAAATGACAGAGTGCAATCTTCTACATCAGATcatgatttgaaaatttttccCAATCATAAACCAAATGAACGATGCTTAAAACTTCCATCTTCAACATGCTCAtctttacatgtatgtacaaaaacTTCACCAGAGTCCAAAAAAGGTTTGAATAAACCATTACAAAGGATGGTCACATTGTCTGCAACTCCTATTGCAAGTCATGAAAACAAGGaaggtttaaaaattaaaatctcatCTAGATCAGAAACCAATTTATCAACTTCACCAAGTGTTAGCAAACAAGTAGATAGTAGAATAAAACCCTCTCCAAAGTCAGAAGACTTGACTATTGAATTGACTAAAGTGACTTCAACTTCAAGTGCTATCAACAATGTAGATTCTTTTACAAAGATGAAAAATTTAACACCAGCTCCTATCTGTAACATCAAAAGACATGAACAGATGGTTGATTCATCACTTGACCATCAGAGCAAAGGGAATAACTCTCTTATTTCACAGAATATAAATGTATCAGAGAAATCCAATAGTAATCGTGGTAACAATTTGAGTTTACCTTTAGATTCGAACAATCAAATAAATGGAAAAGTGCCAGAGCCTGCAATAAAGAAGAAGCAGAAAGTATATTATGCTATTAAAGGGAATCAAATTCAGATTACTGACAGTTTGGGAAGTCCAGTGGATAGAATATCTACCAAATCTGGTTATGTTCCGAAAAATGTTCCAATTGTTCTAAGAGGTAAAAATGCAAGAATGAAAAGAGTGGCTAGTTTTCCTGTATCTGGGAATATTCATCAAGGAATtagtcaaataacaaaacaaaatcttgtGTCACATTTCAAACGAATTTCTACAGAAAATCACCAATCACCATGTAGTACGGATACTGATGATGATATTACACCAAGTAATTACTTAACTCAATCATCTGATTGTGAAACTGAAATAGGAGTTCCTTGGTCCAGACAGACACTTTGTGTTATTCCTGCATCCAAAGCTGCAGATTTTTTAACATCTCAAGGGTTGGTTCTAAAACAGTCAATACCATCCACAGTTGACACATTGAAATCTATTAATAGTCATGATGAAAGACACAtgtcagtcaataaaatttcaaaagaaaatgccaaaaaatcaattgttaacAGTGAATCTCGTACAAAGACTTTACCAAAGCCAAATACAACAATGAGTACAATCATAGACAAATTCTTAAATACCAGATATTCAGACAAGTCAAATTTACAGCATGTTTCAGACATGACAGCATCTCAAAAATCTCCAGCGATTACAGAAGTGTCTAGTACATCAAATGGTTGCAAAAGGAAAGACATAACTTCTATTTCATCAAGCTGTAATGACAAAGACCATCCAATCAAGTACATAAAg ATAGAGGACGAGGATTCAGTAGAGATGGAGGTTTCATCAGCTGATCAGAG GGCACAATcaaatacaacatgtacaagtcCAGTTCATAGTATATCAAGTGAGACTTCTACTT GTAGTATAGACTCTGATCCTGGGAATGGAAAAGGAATACTATCCTATCTGTCTATGTGTAGTGAAAACACCAGACACGACTTTCTAGACACGCTGTACAAGGACAGAGATAAATATATGGACGAGAAAGACAATATTGAAAAACAGTACAAAG aagTTTGTGTGAAATGTGAATCTAACATGGAGACAGTTGCAAGCAGAAATTCCATATTAAAATACCACCTTGATATGGTGAAGAATCTCAAAACAGAAATTAATGAATTAACTGACGAGACAACAAAAATGAAGGAGACCAAAAATAAACTGGCagaatcaaaatataaagtagATAGGAAATTAGAAACTTGTGAGCATGCCATTAGCGAATTCAAATCCATGGTACTTTGA
- the LOC134683675 gene encoding uncharacterized protein LOC134683675: MTMIAALILLTVTPLVMCAVQVMNDAGLKDVDIETRREVLGKIVDKLNSIALIQRSLIDGCEEKINNTVDDCNTCRQDLCQATPSVDKVVLHMLSTGANTAIAFAGTALEDAGKWFKNSGDWMGDQAGLFANKLSNLANTIADQLERSGQAELNKLSAGFKNLGQDFKNVGDKINKALGNPLGGFMNLGKGISNLDNYIGTALSGVNNLLDNFVNTMKSWGNSFKNIFTGRRRRMLLERRCVSSCPMCDQLDKDKYTVEQMTTMICGQTTVSSQNTAISDISWLKTTFNDTIDNSIVTKVDYDTSSVQFVNGAVVFSTSHYETADGGRKKYGQILNIGNNTETGIGIAAEYFTKIFDARSTS; this comes from the exons ATGACAATGATTGCAGCATTGATTTTACTAACAGTCACACCACTTGTGATGTGTGCTGTCCAAGTCATGAATGATGCCGGTTTAAAAG ATGTCGACATTGAGACAAGAAGAGAAGTCCTTGGTAAAATCGTTGACAAACTAAATTCAATAGCTTTGATACAAAGATCTCTTATTGACGGATGTgaagaaaaaattaacaatactgTAGACGATTGTAACACATGTAGGCAAGATCTATGCCAAGC TACACCATCAGTAGATAAAGTAGTGTTACATATGTTGTCCACGGGTGCTAATACAGCAATAGCATTTGCGGGAACGGCTTTAGAGGACGCTGGTAAATGGTTCAAAAACTCCGGTGATTGGATGGGAGACCAAGCAGGGTTATTTGCAAATAAACTCTCAAACCTTGCAAATACCATTGCTGACCAGTTAGAGAGATCAGGACAAGCAGAATTGAACAAACTGAGCGCCGGATTTAAAAATCTAGGacaagattttaaaaatgttggcgataaaataaataaggccCTGGGAAATCCTTTGGGAGGATTTATGAATCTTGGAAAGGGAATCTCAAATCTCGACAATTACATCGGAACTGCCTTATCTGGAGTTAACAACCTTTTGGATAATTTTGTTAATACCATGAAATCCTGGGGAAAttctttcaaaaacatatttacag gaagaagaagaagaatgtTGCTGGAAAGAAGATGCGTATCTAGCTGCCCAATGTGTGACCAACTCGACAAGGACAAATATACTGTTGAACAAATGACCACAATGA tttGCGGGCAAACAACTGTGTCCAGCCAGAATACTGCTATATCTGATATATCATGGCTTAAAACTACATTCAATGATACAATTGATAATTCTATCGTTACAAAG GTTGATTACGATACTTCATCAGTTCAGTTCGTTAATGGAGCAGTTGTATTTAGTACTTCACATTATGAAACAGCTGATGGAGGCAGAAAGAAGTATGGACAGATCCTCAACATAGGTAACAACACCGAAACTGGAATTGGAATCGCCGCCgaatatttcacaaaaatatttgatgcaCGTAGTACGAGTTAG